One segment of Triticum aestivum cultivar Chinese Spring chromosome 2A, IWGSC CS RefSeq v2.1, whole genome shotgun sequence DNA contains the following:
- the LOC123184244 gene encoding probable WRKY transcription factor 70 translates to MTSSSMMVVHGGSEMDSLLRRQQELVIQLRALILPALRDSRSAGLAVDLFDGVIDCINGVISRLQSITAAGGESAAAFVLGDVISNGAGEGQEEKPVISNAGQKRRRNNEKRSRSLVTIVPHYDGHHWRKYGQKKINGRQHARSYYKCAYTERNCSATKTIQQQEHNRTLNCEDETPKYIVVYYGHHSCRDDNTRNGTNNDPCMDLTQSGKMAGAATDFEKFDQGDLDMSSLMEVFDNPELNWNIIC, encoded by the exons ATGACGAGCAGCAGCATGATGGTCGTCCATGGCGGCTCGGAGATGGACTCGTTGCTTAGGCGGCAGCAGGAGCTCGTGATTCAGCTCCGAGCGCTCATTCTTCCTGCGCTTCGCGACAGCAGGTCAGCCGGCCTCGCCGTCGACCTCTTTGATGGCGTGATTGACTGCATCAATGGCGTCATCTCCAGGCTCCAGAGTATCACCGCCGCAGGCGGTGAATCGGCGGCGGCCTTCGTCCTCGGCGACGTTATCTCCAACGGCGCCGGCGAGGGACAAGAGGAGAAGCCCGTGATCAGCAACGCTGGTCAGAAGAGAAG GAGGAACAACGAAAAGCGATCAAGATCACTTGTAACGATTGTTCCACATTATGATGGCCATCATTGGAGAAAATATGGCCAGAAGAAAATCAACGGGAGGCAACATGCTAG GAGCTACTACAAATGCGCCTACACGGAACGGAACTGCTCAGCAACCAAGACAATCCAACAACAGGAGCATAACAGAACTCTTAATTGTGAAGATGAAACTCCGAAGTACATTGTTGTGTACTATGGTCATCACAGTTGTAGGGATGACAACACTAGAAATGGCACAAACAACGACCCTTGTATGGACCTAACTCAAAGTGGCAAAATGGCTGGAGCAGCGACAGACTTCGAAAAGTTTGACCAGGGGGACTTGGACATGTCGTCTCTAATGGAGGTGTTCGACAACCCTGAGCTGAATTGGAACATCATTTGCTAG